One Candidatus Planktophila limnetica DNA segment encodes these proteins:
- the dapD gene encoding 2,3,4,5-tetrahydropyridine-2,6-dicarboxylate N-succinyltransferase: MSQRIASGHGLATISLSGAVLDTWFPEPMLGNLSNPVLPFLSALAGVDEIRGVKREVVSLEIDLDKAPESVSDAYLRLHLFSHRVIKPHGANVDGIFAILNNVVWTSVGPCPVENFEITRAKLKQKYGAITVLAVDKFPRMVDYVIPSGVRIADADRVRLGAHLSSGTTVMHEGFVNFNAGTLGTSMVEGRISAGVVVGDGTDVGGGASIMGTLSGGGKEIISVGEKCLLGANSGLGISLGNNCVIEAGTYITAAAKVRLPDGEIVKASTLSGANDLLFRRNSLDGCLEAIMRSGSWGGLNSVLHSN; the protein is encoded by the coding sequence ATGTCACAACGCATAGCATCGGGTCACGGTCTCGCAACGATTTCTCTCAGCGGAGCCGTTTTGGATACCTGGTTTCCAGAACCGATGTTGGGAAATCTTTCAAACCCAGTTCTTCCATTCCTTTCCGCCCTCGCAGGTGTTGATGAGATCCGCGGAGTAAAGCGTGAAGTTGTCTCACTTGAAATTGATTTAGATAAAGCGCCCGAATCTGTTAGTGATGCCTACCTTCGACTCCACTTGTTTTCTCATCGAGTGATTAAACCTCACGGTGCGAATGTTGATGGCATCTTTGCAATTCTAAATAATGTGGTCTGGACTTCCGTTGGACCATGTCCTGTTGAAAATTTCGAAATCACACGTGCAAAGCTCAAGCAAAAATATGGCGCGATAACTGTTTTAGCTGTTGATAAATTCCCACGAATGGTTGATTACGTCATTCCATCAGGAGTACGCATTGCCGATGCCGATCGAGTTCGACTCGGTGCTCACCTATCTTCAGGCACAACTGTTATGCATGAAGGATTTGTTAATTTCAATGCCGGAACCCTTGGAACGTCAATGGTTGAAGGACGCATATCAGCTGGAGTAGTAGTTGGTGATGGAACCGATGTTGGCGGCGGGGCATCAATCATGGGCACTCTTAGCGGTGGTGGAAAAGAAATTATTTCTGTAGGAGAAAAGTGTCTACTCGGTGCAAACTCTGGACTTGGCATTTCACTTGGTAATAACTGTGTAATTGAAGCAGGAACATATATAACAGCTGCTGCAAAAGTTAGATTGCCTGATGGCGAAATAGTTAAAGCCTCTACGTTATCGGGGGCCAATGATCTTTTGTTTAGACGTAACTCACTCGATGGCTGCCTTGAGGCAATTATGCGAAGTGGTTCATGGGGCGGATTGAACTCAGTTTTACACTCTAATTAA
- a CDS encoding SpoIID/LytB domain-containing protein, whose protein sequence is MRISKTLLVIFTLLLSITPAKAIEVPATFNFQGTGYGHGVGLSQIGARGKALAGESANSILSYYYSGTQIVSLSDNQNIRVNIGHLLPQATLKSGVQGSVLNLYVGDVGEDLLAIPAASLTSKSGISFIQQGSKVSAYIVTGKNSQLIGTSPTWSTRWSGTRYLEGAPSTVSLKVNSKSVKYRYGQIQVKSVKAPIIGHRMEITNTVRIHDEYLFGISEVPSSWPTQALIAQGIASRSYALSKVGIPKRACDCNVYNNISDQAFVGISKEIEPIYGPMWKAAVQASSTSESTGEVITLNNLPITAFFTSSSGGQTETSVNAWGQERSFTTSVADPYSQDPVLNPRFFTWNRALDQAILAKAFLLIDVVSLSINSRNTTGTVATITATSSDGKTSTLRGETFRSRTQLPSAWFNLI, encoded by the coding sequence ATGAGGATTTCTAAAACCCTCTTAGTAATCTTTACACTCCTGCTTTCGATTACTCCTGCCAAAGCAATTGAAGTTCCAGCAACATTTAATTTTCAAGGAACCGGATATGGGCATGGAGTGGGTTTAAGCCAAATCGGAGCACGCGGTAAAGCACTAGCTGGAGAATCAGCGAATTCAATACTTTCATATTATTACTCTGGTACTCAGATTGTTTCGCTCTCCGATAATCAGAACATTCGGGTCAACATTGGGCACTTGCTGCCACAAGCAACACTTAAGTCTGGTGTCCAAGGTTCTGTACTTAATCTATATGTAGGCGATGTTGGCGAAGACCTCCTTGCAATTCCCGCCGCATCTCTCACATCAAAATCTGGTATTTCATTTATTCAACAAGGCTCGAAAGTTTCTGCCTATATTGTTACGGGAAAAAACTCTCAACTAATTGGAACAAGTCCAACATGGAGTACTCGTTGGTCAGGCACGCGTTATTTGGAAGGTGCGCCATCAACTGTTTCATTAAAAGTAAATTCAAAGAGCGTGAAATACAGATACGGCCAAATTCAAGTTAAATCCGTGAAAGCACCAATAATTGGTCACAGAATGGAAATCACAAACACTGTTCGAATTCATGATGAGTATCTCTTTGGAATCAGTGAAGTTCCTTCATCGTGGCCAACGCAAGCTTTAATTGCGCAGGGCATCGCTTCTAGGTCCTATGCATTAAGTAAAGTTGGAATACCAAAGCGAGCGTGTGACTGTAATGTCTATAACAATATTTCAGATCAAGCATTTGTAGGTATTTCAAAAGAAATCGAACCCATTTATGGGCCAATGTGGAAAGCCGCTGTCCAAGCTAGCTCGACATCTGAAAGTACAGGCGAAGTGATTACATTAAATAACTTACCTATCACGGCGTTTTTTACCTCATCTAGTGGAGGGCAAACAGAAACAAGTGTGAACGCATGGGGCCAAGAAAGAAGTTTTACTACTAGCGTTGCCGATCCTTATAGCCAAGACCCTGTACTTAACCCTCGGTTTTTCACATGGAATCGTGCCTTAGATCAGGCAATTCTTGCAAAAGCATTCTTACTCATAGATGTTGTCTCACTAAGCATTAATTCTCGAAATACCACCGGAACTGTTGCCACAATTACAGCAACATCTAGCGATGGAAAAACTTCTACATTACGTGGAGAAACTTTTAGAAGCAGAACGCAATTGCCATCTGCATGGTTTAACTTAATTTAA